In Gordonia phthalatica, one genomic interval encodes:
- a CDS encoding GNAT family N-acetyltransferase has protein sequence MTTPVPVPPPTVTLSPAPDLRHFPDRDRYELWSGDELIGVEGYEHRPDGSVVLLHTVVTEKYGRAGFARLLVSSVLDELHDAGIEFVPVCTYVQKFLDRFPQYRAGVAQD, from the coding sequence ATGACCACGCCTGTCCCCGTTCCGCCGCCGACGGTAACCCTCTCCCCCGCACCGGATCTCCGGCACTTCCCCGACCGGGACCGCTACGAACTGTGGTCGGGCGACGAGCTGATCGGCGTCGAGGGCTACGAGCATCGCCCCGACGGCAGCGTGGTCCTCCTGCACACCGTCGTGACCGAGAAGTACGGTCGCGCCGGCTTCGCCCGGCTCCTGGTGTCATCCGTGCTCGACGAGCTGCACGACGCAGGCATCGAATTCGTCCCGGTCTGCACGTACGTTCAGAAGTTCCTCGACCGGTTCCCGCAGTACCGGGCCGGCGTGGCTCAGGACTGA
- a CDS encoding TetR/AcrR family transcriptional regulator has translation MFNEQVQSTRVEQRERTRMSVIAAAQTLFRREGFRGTTIRGIAAEAGVSVGTVMGVGDKDALLLACYDRWIGQVHAAGDGNRAHDDGLAVPQRIGEVIAPFVSLFGGDLELAREYGSILARGTHRTEVFTSLAVALNDAFIGVYRDAGLGERAAAAGRATYLAYLGLLMSTSATGSDMSGFREQLEDVAAALMGADS, from the coding sequence ATGTTCAATGAACAGGTTCAGTCAACGCGGGTGGAGCAGCGCGAGCGAACCCGCATGTCGGTGATCGCTGCCGCGCAGACTCTGTTTCGGCGGGAGGGCTTCCGCGGCACCACGATTCGCGGGATCGCCGCCGAAGCGGGAGTCAGTGTCGGCACGGTGATGGGTGTCGGCGACAAGGACGCACTCCTGCTGGCCTGCTACGACCGCTGGATCGGTCAGGTTCACGCGGCCGGCGACGGGAACCGCGCGCACGACGACGGTCTCGCCGTCCCGCAACGGATCGGAGAGGTGATCGCACCGTTCGTGTCGCTGTTCGGCGGCGACCTGGAACTCGCCCGCGAGTACGGCTCGATCCTCGCGCGCGGCACGCATCGGACCGAGGTGTTCACGAGCCTGGCCGTCGCACTGAACGACGCGTTCATCGGGGTCTACCGCGACGCGGGACTGGGCGAACGTGCCGCAGCCGCAGGCCGGGCCACCTACCTCGCGTACTTGGGTCTGCTCATGTCCACGTCGGCCACCGGCAGCGACATGAGCGGGTTCCGAGAGCAACTCGAAGACGTCGCCGCCGCCCTCATGGGCGCGGACTCCTGA
- a CDS encoding DoxX family protein, which produces MFDVPSPVWPTVVLIVILFGDALMSAVPVQFIRDCMDGVRFPVDDWGWALVYVKLVAVAGLLVGIWQPGVGVAATAGVIAYFVAAAIAHLRARFLNSTFWVNCLGMLAISIGVLVYSYLI; this is translated from the coding sequence GTGTTCGACGTCCCCTCACCCGTGTGGCCCACCGTCGTCTTGATCGTCATCCTGTTCGGTGACGCGCTCATGTCCGCCGTGCCAGTCCAGTTCATCCGAGACTGCATGGACGGCGTGAGGTTTCCCGTGGACGACTGGGGCTGGGCCCTGGTCTACGTCAAGCTCGTCGCCGTGGCAGGCCTGCTCGTCGGGATCTGGCAGCCGGGCGTCGGCGTCGCGGCGACCGCGGGCGTGATCGCCTATTTCGTCGCCGCCGCGATCGCCCACCTGCGTGCACGCTTCCTGAACTCCACGTTCTGGGTCAACTGCCTCGGCATGCTCGCGATCTCGATCGGCGTCCTCGTCTACTCGTACCTCATCTGA
- a CDS encoding class I adenylate-forming enzyme family protein translates to MNTVVPIGRSANPFARDGVTVDDAGVPHFVDLPASLIAMLARHVQTTPDAEAVVELGGARLTYRQLWDRAARVAGGLRAGGLERGHRVALRYAAGVDWTIAFWGILFAGGIVVAVNTRSTEPEVQYVLDDSGAAVDLAPGVPLPDGAPYVDESASQSDVAALFYTSGTTGRPKGVPTTHEAFLTNTENVARCFAIPADIGPAMRTLICVPLFHVTGCNSQLLVAAFYGGTAVIMPTLDLDALITAITEERITFMVTVPAIYALMLRHPGLAALDTAGVGWVAYGGAPIAPALVQSLKAAFPAARVANGYGMTESASLMTVLPHEDAVDHADSVGYAVASVDLGVVPFDDADETFGELVVRGGNITAEYWQRPDATDATIIDGWLHTGDVVRVDAAGRIRIVDRTKDIINRGGENVSSIEVEAALMTVPGVLEAAVIAVPDDVLGEKVGAVVYGGGEPIDVTGMIAAVAEQIADFKVPQYVAVIDEPLPRNPGGKIVKGRVRDAVTWGPPIR, encoded by the coding sequence ATGAATACGGTGGTGCCGATCGGACGGTCGGCGAATCCGTTCGCTCGGGACGGAGTCACGGTGGACGACGCGGGAGTCCCGCACTTCGTCGACCTGCCCGCGTCGCTGATCGCCATGCTCGCCCGGCACGTGCAGACCACCCCGGATGCCGAGGCCGTCGTCGAACTGGGCGGTGCGCGTCTGACCTACCGTCAGCTGTGGGATCGCGCGGCGCGGGTCGCCGGCGGTCTCCGTGCGGGCGGTCTGGAGCGCGGACACCGGGTCGCGCTCCGGTACGCGGCGGGCGTCGACTGGACGATCGCGTTCTGGGGAATCCTGTTCGCGGGCGGCATCGTCGTCGCGGTGAACACCAGGTCCACCGAACCCGAGGTGCAGTACGTCCTCGACGACTCCGGTGCCGCCGTCGACCTCGCGCCCGGCGTCCCGCTCCCGGACGGCGCCCCGTACGTCGACGAGTCGGCGTCGCAGTCGGACGTCGCCGCGCTGTTCTACACCTCGGGCACCACCGGCCGCCCGAAGGGCGTGCCGACCACGCACGAGGCGTTCCTGACCAACACCGAGAACGTCGCCCGCTGCTTCGCCATCCCCGCCGACATCGGCCCCGCGATGCGGACACTGATCTGTGTGCCGCTCTTCCACGTCACCGGCTGCAACTCCCAGCTGCTCGTCGCCGCGTTCTACGGTGGCACCGCGGTCATCATGCCGACTCTCGACCTGGACGCGTTGATCACGGCGATCACCGAGGAACGCATCACGTTCATGGTCACCGTGCCTGCGATCTACGCGTTGATGCTGCGGCACCCGGGACTCGCGGCCCTCGACACGGCCGGGGTCGGATGGGTGGCGTACGGCGGTGCACCCATCGCACCCGCTCTCGTCCAGTCGCTGAAGGCGGCGTTCCCCGCCGCGCGCGTCGCGAACGGATACGGAATGACGGAGTCTGCGTCGCTGATGACCGTCCTGCCGCACGAGGACGCCGTCGATCACGCGGACTCGGTCGGCTACGCCGTGGCCTCGGTGGATCTCGGTGTGGTCCCGTTCGACGACGCCGACGAGACCTTCGGCGAACTCGTTGTCCGCGGCGGCAACATCACGGCCGAGTACTGGCAGCGTCCGGATGCGACCGACGCGACGATCATCGACGGGTGGCTGCACACCGGCGATGTGGTGCGCGTCGACGCGGCGGGCCGCATCCGGATCGTCGACCGGACCAAGGACATCATCAACCGCGGCGGTGAGAACGTCTCCAGCATCGAGGTGGAGGCCGCCCTGATGACGGTGCCGGGTGTCCTGGAGGCCGCGGTGATCGCGGTACCCGACGACGTCCTCGGCGAGAAGGTCGGCGCGGTGGTCTACGGCGGCGGCGAACCGATCGACGTCACCGGGATGATCGCGGCGGTCGCCGAGCAGATCGCCGATTTCAAGGTGCCGCAGTACGTCGCCGTGATCGACGAGCCACTCCCCCGTAATCCGGGCGGCAAGATCGTCAAGGGCCGAGTCCGCGACGCGGTGACGTGGGGCCCGCCGATCAGATGA
- a CDS encoding phosphotriesterase family protein, with protein sequence MTVVETVKGQVDVDDLGQVLMHEHVFTIGTEIRENYPNYPDPWDEDERVADAVTKLNEVSSRGVRTIVDPTVIGLGRYIPRIQRINAQADINIIVATGIYTYHDEPVQFHFTGPGKAVDLGVDPMSALFVGDIRDGIADTGVKAGLLKCAIDEAGLTPGVERVMRAVAQAHVETGTPITVHTHVGNEGGLIAARVFDEEGCDMSKVVLGHSGDSTDLDYLKKLADTGAVLGMDRFGIDLFSPFEARVRMVAEMVAAGFVSQMVLSHDASCYSDFFPEAARQAALPNWHYTHIHDDVLPALRERGVSDEQITTMLVDNPRAYFTPAS encoded by the coding sequence ATGACCGTCGTAGAAACCGTCAAGGGTCAGGTCGACGTCGACGACCTGGGCCAAGTCCTCATGCACGAGCACGTGTTCACCATCGGAACCGAGATCCGCGAGAACTATCCGAACTACCCGGATCCGTGGGACGAGGACGAGCGGGTCGCCGACGCGGTCACCAAGCTCAACGAGGTGTCCTCGCGGGGCGTCCGGACCATCGTCGATCCGACCGTCATCGGGCTCGGCCGCTACATCCCGCGGATTCAACGGATCAACGCGCAGGCCGACATCAACATCATCGTCGCGACGGGCATCTACACCTATCACGACGAGCCGGTGCAGTTTCACTTCACCGGACCGGGCAAGGCCGTCGACCTCGGCGTGGATCCGATGAGCGCGCTGTTCGTCGGCGACATCCGAGACGGTATCGCCGACACCGGAGTGAAGGCCGGGTTGCTCAAATGCGCGATCGACGAGGCCGGTCTCACCCCTGGCGTGGAGCGGGTGATGCGCGCCGTCGCACAGGCTCACGTGGAGACCGGGACGCCCATCACCGTTCACACCCACGTCGGCAACGAGGGTGGTCTGATCGCCGCGCGCGTCTTCGACGAGGAGGGCTGCGACATGAGCAAGGTGGTCCTCGGGCACAGCGGCGACTCCACCGACCTCGACTATCTGAAGAAGCTCGCGGACACCGGTGCCGTCCTCGGCATGGACCGCTTCGGCATCGACCTGTTCTCGCCGTTCGAGGCACGAGTGCGGATGGTCGCGGAAATGGTCGCTGCGGGCTTCGTCTCCCAGATGGTGCTCTCGCACGACGCGTCGTGCTACTCGGACTTCTTTCCCGAGGCCGCCCGCCAGGCCGCCCTCCCGAACTGGCACTACACGCACATCCACGACGACGTGCTGCCCGCACTCCGTGAACGCGGCGTCTCCGACGAGCAGATCACCACGATGCTCGTCGATAACCCGCGCGCGTACTTCACCCCGGCCTCGTGA
- a CDS encoding metallophosphoesterase family protein: MATLWAISDLHVSHRGNEPILDQIKATSHDDWLIVAGDVAERTDDIIDTLRRLKNRFHTVIWVPGNHELYTTAKDPLQIFGVARYDYLVQACRDIGVITPEDQYPLFDPGDGTPPVRVVPMFLLYDYTFRPEGTATALQALAVAREANVVATDEFLLSPEPYGTRDAWGRARIEATRKRLEAIDPAEKTILINHWPLRREPTDALFYPEFALWCGSELTDDWHTRFNALCCVYGHLHIPRTTWYDDIRFEEVSVGYPREWSRRGLPKPLLRKIAPDDGLRPEDLHEFGARFDIPEDYEERAAEFRARVERTRARRAERNRKDPIQ, encoded by the coding sequence ATGGCAACACTCTGGGCGATCAGCGATCTGCACGTCTCGCACCGCGGCAACGAGCCGATCCTCGACCAGATCAAGGCGACCTCGCACGACGACTGGTTGATCGTCGCGGGCGATGTCGCCGAACGCACCGACGACATCATCGACACCCTCCGGCGACTGAAGAACCGCTTCCACACGGTGATCTGGGTTCCGGGCAATCACGAGCTCTACACGACGGCGAAGGACCCGCTGCAGATCTTCGGCGTCGCGCGCTACGACTACCTGGTGCAGGCCTGCCGCGACATCGGCGTCATCACGCCCGAGGATCAGTACCCGCTGTTCGATCCGGGCGACGGCACGCCGCCGGTCCGGGTGGTCCCGATGTTCCTGCTGTACGACTACACCTTCCGGCCCGAGGGCACCGCCACCGCACTGCAGGCGCTGGCCGTCGCTCGGGAGGCGAACGTCGTCGCGACCGACGAGTTCCTGCTCTCGCCCGAGCCGTACGGCACCCGTGACGCCTGGGGGCGCGCCCGGATCGAGGCGACCCGCAAACGCCTCGAAGCGATCGACCCCGCGGAGAAGACGATCCTCATCAACCATTGGCCGCTGCGTCGCGAGCCGACCGACGCGCTGTTCTATCCGGAGTTCGCACTCTGGTGCGGGTCGGAGCTGACGGACGACTGGCACACCCGTTTCAACGCGCTGTGCTGCGTCTACGGTCACCTCCACATCCCGCGCACCACCTGGTACGACGACATCCGGTTCGAGGAGGTCTCCGTCGGCTATCCGCGCGAGTGGAGCCGTCGCGGTCTGCCCAAGCCGCTGCTGCGGAAGATCGCCCCCGACGACGGCCTGCGACCAGAAGACCTGCACGAGTTCGGCGCCCGCTTCGACATCCCGGAGGACTACGAGGAGCGCGCCGCGGAGTTCCGCGCGCGTGTGGAGCGGACCCGGGCGCGGCGTGCCGAACGGAACCGGAAGGACCCGATCCAGTGA
- a CDS encoding 4'-phosphopantetheinyl transferase family protein gives MIEDLMPAGVGSAEAFGDPDGLTVLPAEESLIAKAVAKRRREFTTARHCARQALGQIGIEPVPILRGERGMPLWPRQVVGSMTHCDGYRAAVTAYSMQVRSLGIDAEPHDALPEGVLDHTSIEAEREVLATRDGDLHWDRLLFCAKEATYKAWFPITQRWLGFEDAHITFQRDDSIGTAGEPSGTFTSTILIDGAVIDGGTPLLTLPGRWQISRGLILTTIALT, from the coding sequence GTGATCGAAGACCTCATGCCCGCGGGTGTCGGCAGCGCGGAGGCGTTCGGCGATCCCGACGGCCTCACCGTGCTGCCCGCCGAGGAGTCGCTGATCGCAAAGGCCGTCGCCAAGCGTCGCCGCGAATTCACCACCGCCCGGCACTGTGCGCGGCAAGCGCTGGGTCAGATCGGCATCGAGCCGGTCCCCATTCTGCGGGGCGAGCGCGGCATGCCGCTGTGGCCGCGGCAGGTGGTCGGCTCCATGACCCACTGCGACGGCTATCGCGCCGCCGTGACCGCGTACTCGATGCAGGTCCGCTCCCTCGGTATCGACGCCGAACCGCACGACGCGCTGCCGGAGGGCGTGCTCGATCACACCAGCATCGAGGCCGAACGCGAAGTCCTCGCCACCCGCGACGGCGACCTGCACTGGGACCGGCTGCTGTTCTGTGCCAAGGAGGCCACCTACAAGGCCTGGTTCCCGATCACCCAGCGCTGGCTGGGTTTCGAGGACGCGCATATCACCTTCCAGCGCGACGACTCGATCGGCACCGCCGGCGAGCCCTCCGGTACCTTCACTTCGACCATCCTGATCGACGGCGCGGTGATCGACGGCGGCACCCCGCTGTTGACGCTGCCCGGCCGCTGGCAGATCTCCCGCGGCCTGATCCTGACCACGATTGCACTCACCTGA